One genomic window of Oligoflexia bacterium includes the following:
- the flhB gene encoding flagellar biosynthesis protein FlhB, with protein MADGGDSLEERSEEATTQRREDFRKQGQVAQSREVTSILVLIGVASVFYFMSRQFLLEIQSLFSLAFTEQFVAAARHGDILPPLKLAFIKGGMIVLPVFAITIVMGIGATVLQIGFLTAWDHINFDIERLNPITGFTKIFNMRSIVEGIKSVIKIAVVGITAYFIVKNEIAFSPQLVQMSTAQILVYMGTVVFKLIGGICILMAFVAALDYGYLRWDLEKRMRMTKQEIKEEFKQREGDPLIKSRIKRIQRELSQRRMMEEVPKADVIITNPTHIAIALKYDRVAMAAPVMVAKGADFIAEKIKEVARKHNIPIVENKPLARNMFKNIKLGHPIPRSLYNAVAEVLAYVYRIKGKIQQVSQEIAKENPNGLGGA; from the coding sequence TTGGCTGACGGTGGTGATAGTTTAGAAGAACGAAGTGAAGAAGCGACGACACAACGGCGTGAAGACTTTCGTAAGCAAGGTCAAGTCGCACAAAGTCGTGAAGTGACAAGTATTCTAGTACTCATCGGTGTAGCTAGTGTGTTTTACTTTATGTCGCGTCAATTTTTACTCGAAATTCAAAGTCTATTTTCTCTAGCCTTTACCGAGCAGTTTGTTGCAGCCGCAAGACATGGTGATATTCTTCCTCCTCTTAAACTTGCATTTATTAAAGGTGGCATGATTGTACTTCCAGTATTTGCAATCACGATTGTGATGGGTATTGGTGCAACCGTGCTCCAAATTGGTTTTTTAACTGCTTGGGATCATATCAACTTTGATATCGAACGACTTAATCCGATTACAGGGTTCACAAAAATTTTTAATATGCGCAGTATTGTTGAGGGAATTAAATCTGTAATAAAAATTGCTGTTGTCGGGATTACCGCTTACTTCATTGTAAAAAATGAAATCGCATTTAGCCCTCAACTTGTACAAATGTCAACGGCTCAGATCTTAGTTTATATGGGGACAGTCGTATTTAAACTCATTGGTGGAATTTGTATTCTAATGGCTTTCGTAGCAGCCCTTGATTACGGATATTTGCGCTGGGATTTAGAAAAACGCATGCGCATGACAAAACAAGAAATTAAAGAAGAGTTTAAACAACGTGAGGGTGATCCGCTTATTAAATCAAGAATTAAAAGAATTCAGCGTGAACTTTCACAAAGACGCATGATGGAAGAAGTTCCAAAAGCCGATGTTATCATTACTAATCCAACACATATCGCAATTGCATTAAAATATGACCGCGTTGCTATGGCAGCCCCTGTGATGGTCGCAAAGGGTGCAGATTTTATTGCAGAAAAAATAAAAGAAGTTGCGCGAAAACATAATATTCCCATCGTTGAGAATAAGCCTTTAGCGCGCAATATGTTTAAAAATATAAAGCTTGGGCACCCTATACCACGATCACTCTACAATGCCGTGGCAGAAGTCTTAGCTTACGTTTATCGAATCAAAGGAAAAATTCAACAAGTTAGCCAAGAAATCGCAAAAGAGAATCCCAACGGCTTAGGTGGCGCATAA
- the fliR gene encoding flagellar biosynthetic protein FliR: MFEVYRFNETEIALFALMLIRISTCIAIIPIFGVRHVPSSVKVLLSLLLTFILFPVLIKTTQMPLINWEDEIFLLVAKEAFLGMFMGFLTRLIFIAVDVAGELLGFSMGFSTAQLVNPTSGEASSVMEQFLTILATLLFLAINGHHMLIEAIYRSFSLVPLAQLSINPENMASLSVIIQQVFTIGFKLAAPMIAVILFLNIAMGIIGRAVPQVNVFVISFPVNILVGLFVFIVSIPLLLSTMQTDFVDVSAEIFKYIKNF; the protein is encoded by the coding sequence TTGTTCGAAGTTTATCGATTTAATGAAACTGAAATTGCTCTCTTCGCGTTGATGCTCATTCGCATTTCAACGTGCATTGCTATCATTCCTATTTTTGGAGTTCGTCATGTTCCTTCATCTGTTAAAGTTTTATTGAGTTTATTGTTAACGTTCATTTTGTTTCCAGTTTTGATTAAAACCACACAAATGCCACTAATAAATTGGGAAGATGAAATATTCTTACTCGTTGCCAAAGAAGCGTTTTTAGGGATGTTCATGGGCTTTTTAACGCGCTTAATTTTCATAGCGGTAGACGTAGCTGGTGAGCTTTTAGGTTTTAGTATGGGCTTTAGCACGGCACAACTTGTTAACCCCACTTCAGGTGAAGCTAGTTCAGTGATGGAACAATTCTTAACGATTCTTGCAACTCTACTTTTTTTAGCTATCAACGGTCATCACATGCTCATTGAAGCAATATATCGAAGTTTCAGTTTAGTGCCCTTGGCACAGCTAAGTATTAATCCTGAAAATATGGCTTCATTATCTGTAATAATTCAGCAGGTATTTACAATTGGCTTTAAACTCGCGGCTCCAATGATCGCTGTTATTTTATTTTTGAACATCGCCATGGGTATTATTGGTCGAGCTGTTCCTCAGGTGAATGTTTTTGTAATTAGTTTTCCGGTGAATATTTTAGTTGGGTTGTTTGTATTTATCGTTAGTATCCCGCTACTTTTATCAACAATGCAGACAGATTTTGTCGATGTAAGTGCTGAGATATTTAAATATATAAAAAACTTTTGA
- the fliQ gene encoding flagellar biosynthesis protein FliQ translates to MTPELVMTLGQETIKTTLLLAAPLLACALIVGLIVSVFQAITQINEATLSFIPKILAIAVTLVVCAPWMLDVITRFTTTLFENITTYVR, encoded by the coding sequence ATGACACCTGAATTAGTAATGACTTTAGGACAAGAAACGATAAAGACCACTCTGCTTTTAGCCGCGCCATTATTGGCATGTGCACTTATTGTGGGTTTGATCGTGAGTGTCTTTCAAGCCATCACACAAATCAATGAGGCCACACTTTCATTTATTCCAAAAATATTAGCAATTGCCGTAACTCTGGTAGTTTGCGCGCCTTGGATGCTCGACGTTATCACCCGTTTTACCACCACACTGTTTGAGAATATTACAACGTACGTGAGGTAG
- the fliP gene encoding flagellar type III secretion system pore protein FliP (The bacterial flagellar biogenesis protein FliP forms a type III secretion system (T3SS)-type pore required for flagellar assembly.) — MPVLVQAQAKNVGGVTLPTISLGFTSTQKPEEVVNVLKIIILLTVLTLAPAIIIMMTSFTRIVVVMAFLRQALGTQQMPPNQLIVGLSLFLTFFIMSPFLADINSKALQPYLKNAISQEQAGEEVMKPLRKFMFAQTRDTDLALFLKMGRIDQPKTRADVPSLVLIPAFVISELKTAFEIGFIIYLPFLIIDMVVASVLMAMGMMMVPPIVVSLPFKIMLFVLVDGWQLIVGSIVKSFG; from the coding sequence ATGCCTGTACTGGTTCAGGCTCAGGCAAAAAATGTCGGTGGAGTTACGCTCCCCACAATAAGTTTGGGTTTTACATCAACACAAAAACCTGAAGAAGTTGTGAATGTTTTAAAAATCATTATTCTCTTAACAGTATTAACTTTAGCTCCTGCCATTATCATCATGATGACAAGTTTCACTCGCATTGTTGTAGTCATGGCATTTTTGCGTCAAGCACTTGGTACACAGCAAATGCCACCAAATCAATTAATTGTGGGGCTTTCATTATTTCTGACATTTTTTATCATGTCGCCTTTCTTAGCAGACATTAATTCAAAAGCACTTCAACCCTATTTGAAAAATGCAATATCACAAGAACAAGCAGGTGAAGAGGTGATGAAACCTCTTCGTAAATTTATGTTTGCCCAAACCCGAGATACCGACTTGGCCTTATTTTTAAAAATGGGTCGTATTGACCAACCTAAAACACGTGCGGATGTACCATCTCTAGTTTTGATTCCTGCGTTTGTAATTTCAGAATTAAAGACTGCCTTTGAAATTGGTTTCATCATTTATCTTCCATTTTTAATAATCGATATGGTTGTGGCCAGCGTATTGATGGCCATGGGTATGATGATGGTTCCGCCCATTGTAGTTTCATTACCTTTTAAAATTATGCTTTTTGTTTTGGTAGATGGCTGGCAACTCATTGTGGGCTCTATAGTAAAGAGTTTTGGTTAA
- the fliO gene encoding flagellar biosynthetic protein FliO, which produces MSRLFFSFLVLVAGFILSTQEAQAGNSLSDISTKRIGQDFFVELTFAEDVVEAGVTLEYSNRTIEVNIPSAITKVKKGITKISDSMVDHLYTTQATADALKCQIILTPPNQATQFKNSTAVLSRANKLFIKVTAPATTSPTATAANTIPTELPGALIDQMMRKEAGEMGDTVTLTPIALPEKKILTATTEEVQPVFKTEQALNKEKAQPKKALLPRMLMSLAIVLAVIGGGYYAFKKWPGSKKLSTRNRMIEVMAQHHLGAKRSLAVVKVAGEAVLIGVTDNNITILKTLALLDDDMAIATGGKSPAKFNSALANKVQGEVDRKATLDAITNSDKDEEFSMRGLREIVGERLKSMREL; this is translated from the coding sequence ATGTCGCGGTTGTTTTTTTCATTCCTCGTGCTAGTCGCGGGGTTTATTTTAAGTACCCAAGAAGCTCAAGCTGGAAACTCTCTTTCAGATATCTCGACAAAGAGAATCGGACAAGATTTTTTTGTAGAGCTCACGTTTGCTGAAGATGTCGTTGAAGCTGGCGTCACCTTGGAGTATTCAAACCGCACCATTGAAGTAAATATTCCCTCAGCTATAACTAAAGTTAAAAAGGGAATAACAAAGATCAGCGATAGCATGGTCGATCATCTTTACACGACGCAAGCAACAGCTGATGCACTGAAGTGTCAAATTATTTTGACTCCTCCCAATCAAGCTACTCAATTTAAAAATTCAACGGCTGTTTTATCCCGCGCTAACAAACTTTTTATTAAAGTTACGGCTCCAGCTACAACGAGTCCTACGGCTACAGCGGCAAATACAATTCCAACAGAATTGCCAGGTGCACTGATTGATCAGATGATGCGTAAAGAAGCTGGTGAAATGGGTGATACAGTTACGCTCACACCAATTGCATTGCCTGAGAAAAAAATCTTAACTGCGACAACTGAAGAAGTTCAACCCGTTTTCAAAACTGAGCAAGCACTGAATAAAGAAAAAGCTCAGCCTAAAAAAGCACTTCTACCACGTATGCTCATGAGTCTGGCAATAGTACTAGCCGTAATAGGTGGTGGATACTACGCATTTAAAAAATGGCCAGGTTCAAAAAAATTATCTACTCGCAATCGTATGATTGAGGTTATGGCGCAACATCATCTGGGTGCTAAACGTTCATTGGCAGTTGTAAAAGTAGCTGGTGAGGCAGTGCTGATTGGTGTGACAGATAATAACATCACGATTTTAAAAACACTCGCACTCCTTGATGACGATATGGCAATTGCCACTGGTGGAAAATCTCCTGCGAAATTTAATTCAGCTTTGGCAAATAAAGTTCAAGGTGAGGTTGATCGTAAGGCAACTTTAGATGCGATCACTAATTCAGATAAAGACGAAGAATTCAGTATGCGCGGCTTGCGTGAAATCGTAGGTGAGCGATTAAAATCAATGAGGGAATTGTGA
- the fliN gene encoding flagellar motor switch protein FliN, whose amino-acid sequence MPNDEALNAFAEGDKTARPRNLDLILDIPLKVTVELGRTKMVVHDLLALGQGSVIELNKLAGEPMEVLVNDKLVARGEAVVVNEKFGVRLTDIISPMERIQQLK is encoded by the coding sequence ATGCCCAATGACGAGGCCCTAAATGCTTTTGCTGAAGGTGATAAAACAGCACGGCCTCGCAATCTTGATTTGATTTTGGATATTCCACTCAAAGTAACTGTTGAGTTAGGAAGAACCAAAATGGTTGTGCATGATCTATTAGCTTTGGGCCAAGGAAGCGTCATCGAGTTAAACAAACTCGCAGGTGAGCCAATGGAAGTTTTGGTAAACGACAAGCTTGTGGCGCGCGGTGAAGCCGTTGTTGTTAATGAAAAATTCGGTGTTCGTTTGACTGATATTATTTCGCCAATGGAACGCATCCAGCAGCTGAAATAA
- the fliM gene encoding flagellar motor switch protein FliM, with protein MNQVLSQNEVDALLAAVSEGEVATEGGVASGGVASGVIVYDLTSQDRIIRGRMPQLDVIYERFMRAFRVSLSSALRKIASLNHASTDFLKFGEFINTLPVPTCMSVLRFNALRGSALVVVESKLAYALVDSFLGGADRPYTKIEGKEFTAIELSIVRRVVELAMSDLESAWISVGKIDASFVRTEVNPQFVGIVPPTDVVIASTFDVELENANGTITLVIPYSTIEPIKQKLSSGFQVESDQTDKKLWTAILEKQFLETDVGVRVNLGVTEITMGDLLNMQVGDVIPLDQDATGELNVEVEGVKKMKAFYGVSHGNVAVQITRVLATRYDT; from the coding sequence ATGAATCAGGTACTCTCACAAAATGAAGTTGATGCACTGTTAGCGGCGGTTTCCGAGGGGGAAGTCGCCACTGAAGGTGGAGTTGCCTCTGGTGGAGTTGCCTCTGGAGTCATTGTTTATGATCTCACCAGTCAAGATAGAATTATTCGCGGTCGCATGCCGCAACTGGATGTCATCTATGAACGCTTCATGCGAGCGTTTCGAGTTTCGCTTTCATCAGCACTTCGTAAGATCGCATCACTTAATCATGCATCTACAGATTTTTTAAAATTTGGTGAGTTCATCAATACATTGCCAGTTCCAACATGCATGAGCGTTTTACGGTTCAATGCTTTACGTGGTTCAGCACTAGTAGTAGTTGAAAGTAAACTAGCCTATGCATTGGTAGATAGTTTTTTGGGTGGAGCAGATCGACCGTATACAAAAATCGAAGGCAAAGAGTTTACTGCTATAGAATTAAGTATCGTTCGCCGTGTTGTTGAGTTGGCGATGAGTGATCTTGAGAGTGCTTGGATATCAGTTGGGAAAATCGATGCAAGTTTTGTTCGTACTGAAGTTAATCCACAATTCGTAGGTATTGTTCCACCAACAGACGTTGTTATTGCTTCTACGTTTGACGTTGAACTTGAGAATGCGAACGGAACAATTACTTTAGTAATTCCTTATTCCACCATTGAGCCCATCAAACAAAAACTTTCAAGTGGCTTTCAGGTGGAATCAGATCAAACAGATAAAAAACTTTGGACAGCAATTTTAGAAAAACAATTTTTAGAAACAGATGTTGGTGTGCGGGTTAATCTTGGCGTCACTGAAATCACCATGGGTGATCTTCTTAACATGCAAGTTGGGGATGTAATCCCGCTTGATCAAGATGCCACAGGTGAATTGAACGTTGAAGTAGAAGGTGTAAAGAAAATGAAGGCATTTTACGGTGTCAGTCACGGTAATGTGGCTGTTCAGATAACGCGCGTTTTAGCAACGCGATATGATACGTGA
- a CDS encoding flagellar basal body-associated FliL family protein has product MAADNNAAKKEDEIETPTAEKRVTNEPQKPILLIIIAVLNMMVMASVVGILWTSHKAEKAKPKIGDIVDGVKEDEANKATDEEHQEYIGKLIPMETFLVNLAGTRGNKLVKINMELEVDGGKVEEEIEKRKPQIRDIIIILLSSKTYDQVTTKEGKEFLRDEVRETVNSFLVKGKIKKVYFTDFIVN; this is encoded by the coding sequence GTGGCAGCGGATAATAATGCAGCAAAAAAAGAAGATGAAATTGAAACGCCGACGGCGGAGAAGCGCGTAACTAATGAACCTCAGAAGCCCATACTTCTGATCATCATTGCCGTACTTAATATGATGGTCATGGCTTCAGTGGTGGGAATTCTCTGGACCTCTCATAAAGCTGAAAAAGCTAAGCCAAAAATTGGTGATATTGTTGATGGCGTCAAAGAAGATGAGGCGAATAAAGCCACTGATGAGGAACATCAAGAATACATCGGTAAACTTATTCCAATGGAAACTTTCTTAGTCAATCTTGCCGGCACACGGGGCAATAAGCTCGTAAAGATCAATATGGAGCTTGAAGTTGATGGCGGTAAAGTAGAAGAAGAAATTGAAAAAAGAAAACCTCAGATTCGAGACATCATCATTATTCTTCTCTCAAGCAAAACTTACGATCAAGTCACCACCAAAGAAGGTAAAGAATTTTTAAGAGATGAAGTGCGCGAAACAGTAAATAGCTTTCTTGTTAAAGGCAAAATCAAGAAAGTTTATTTTACAGATTTTATTGTAAACTAA